One Clavelina lepadiformis chromosome 1, kaClaLepa1.1, whole genome shotgun sequence genomic region harbors:
- the LOC143473183 gene encoding MFS-type transporter SLC18B1-like isoform X2 yields the protein MTNQETFPRVVPFPPNSHRLDQESQEEPTFPPLRSHANDCLHIYPDVKVDENNSASQDEISAKHQHSAYNSISDSFANCMEPQTSNRVFTPTQSFVSSFERMENQHEIVSKLKVYEGTASAAASVQHTSTPNIVAYSAPELPHEETANESYNDRPSSLVRINKSLRRFSRRQWNALLGVCYVNFSSNASFSVLSSFFAEEAKLHGASDWEVGLIFGSYAVINAICCPLFGYILPRIGSKTMLLVGMIFSAFCSFIFSQLFRIQSTSWYVAASFICRGCQAFGCAAYFTGSAVVIAQEWTENMTFAMGLSEVFTGLGMICGPLLGGWLYQTGGFQLPFIVVGIIMCIGFVINSIVVPRRSRTVENNGNFLKLIRIPSVAANALFMSAMWAAMDFNMPILSLHMKSLNASPVVVGTMFLIMAASYTIVAPFVGIYAKTRVAEKVSMIAGGFVVCFSFLLIGPSIIFSFLKTFQKSVTTIVISMILLGLGLSVALIPTFNDLSSSALKGGMKNDLATAGLVGGLFNGATFFGEFVGAAAGGAMLDYFKDFSIVTTVFSGCLFAIVIAVLIFYLVYWRKVRNEAQHEESDFSTTQTLSQPKASDSTPLLH from the exons GAAACATTTCCTCGTGTCGTACCTTTTCCACCCAACAGTCACAGACTGGATCAAGAATCGCAAGAGGAGCCGACCTTTCCACCGCTGAGAAGTCATGCAAACGATTGTCTACATATATATCCTGACGTGAAG GTAGATGAAAACAACTCTGCTTCTCAAGATgaaatttcagcaaaacaCCAACATTCGGCATACAACAGTATTTCTGATTCCTTTGCTAATTGTATGGAACCGCAAACAAGTAATCGAGTGTTTACTCCAACGCAAAGCTTTGTAAGTTCTTTTGAAAGGATGGAAAATCAACACGAAATCGTATCAAAGCTCAAAGTTTATGAGGGTACAGCATCAGCGGCTGCTTCTGTTCAACACACAAGCACTCCGAATATTGTAGCGTACAGCGCCCCAGAACTGCCCCATGAGGAGACGGCCAATGAAAGCTACAATGATCGGCCATCTTCTTTGGTACGCATCAACAAATCCTTACGCCGATTCTCAAGACGACAATGGAACGCATTGTTGGGAGTTTGTTACGTTAATTTTTCGTCCAATGccagtttttctgttttatcaTCCTTCTTTGCGGAAGAG GCCAAACTTCATGGAGCAAGCGACTGGGAAGTTGGACTAATATTTGGTAGCTATGCTGTTATCAATGCTATTTGTTGTCCACTTTTTGGATACATATTGCCTCGAATCGGATCAAAAACCATGCTTCTTGTTGGAATGATTTTTTCAGCATTTTGTTCGTTTATCTTCAG TCAACTCTTTAGAATTCAATCAACTTCTTGGTACGTCGCCGCCTCTTTTATTTGCCGCGGGTGCCAAGCTTTTGGATGTGCGGCATATTTTACTGGCTCTGCTGTGGTCATTGCTCAAGAGTGGACAGAAAATATGACATTTGCAATGGGCCTATCAGAAGTTTTTACTGGCCTCGGAATGATTTGTGGTCCGTTACTTGGCGGTTGGCTCTACCAG ACAGGTGGATTTCAGTTGCCGTTCATTGTAGTCGGTATAATCATGTGCATCGGATTCGTCATAAATTCCATAGTTGTGCCTAGAAGAAGTCGCACAGTTGAAAACAATGGGAATTTTCTAAAGTTGATTAG AATTCCAAGCGTGGCAGCAAACGCTTTGTTCATGAGTGCGATGTGGGCAGCAATGGATTTTAACATGCCTATCTTGTCCTTGCATATGAAAAGCCTTAATGCAAGTCCTGTCGTTGTGGGAACAATGTTTCTTATTATGGCCGCGTCGTACACTATCGTTGCACCTTTTGTTGGAATATATGCTAAAACAAGA GTAGCTGAAAAAGTGTCCATGATTGCCGGAGGTTTTGTTGTGTgcttcagttttttgttaattggTCCGTCTATAATATTTTCGTTTCTGAAGACCTTTCAAAAATCTGTGACAACAATAGTCATATCTATGATTCTTCTTGGTTTGGGTTTGAGTGTTGCTTTGATTCCAACATTTAATGACCTCAGCTCATCAGCTTT GAAAGGAGGAATGAAAAATGATTTGGCTACTGCAGGTTTGGTTGGGGGCCTTTTCAACGGAGCAACATTTTTTGG CGAGTTTGTTGGAGCAGCTGCTGGTGGTGCAATGTTGGATTACTTTAAAGATTTTTCAATTGTTACAACCGTTTTTTCTGGATGTCTATTTGCCATT GTGATTGCAGTGCTCATTTTTTACTTGGTGTATTGGAGAAAAGTTAGAAATGAAGCACAACACGAGGAATCTGATTTCAGTACCACCCAAACTCTATCCCAGCCTAAAGCTAGTGACAGCACCCCATTGTTACACTGA
- the LOC143473183 gene encoding MFS-type transporter SLC18B1-like isoform X1 — translation MTNQETFPRVVPFPPNSHRLDQESQEEPTFPPLRSHANDCLHIYPDVKIVKPKVDENNSASQDEISAKHQHSAYNSISDSFANCMEPQTSNRVFTPTQSFVSSFERMENQHEIVSKLKVYEGTASAAASVQHTSTPNIVAYSAPELPHEETANESYNDRPSSLVRINKSLRRFSRRQWNALLGVCYVNFSSNASFSVLSSFFAEEAKLHGASDWEVGLIFGSYAVINAICCPLFGYILPRIGSKTMLLVGMIFSAFCSFIFSQLFRIQSTSWYVAASFICRGCQAFGCAAYFTGSAVVIAQEWTENMTFAMGLSEVFTGLGMICGPLLGGWLYQTGGFQLPFIVVGIIMCIGFVINSIVVPRRSRTVENNGNFLKLIRIPSVAANALFMSAMWAAMDFNMPILSLHMKSLNASPVVVGTMFLIMAASYTIVAPFVGIYAKTRVAEKVSMIAGGFVVCFSFLLIGPSIIFSFLKTFQKSVTTIVISMILLGLGLSVALIPTFNDLSSSALKGGMKNDLATAGLVGGLFNGATFFGEFVGAAAGGAMLDYFKDFSIVTTVFSGCLFAIVIAVLIFYLVYWRKVRNEAQHEESDFSTTQTLSQPKASDSTPLLH, via the exons GAAACATTTCCTCGTGTCGTACCTTTTCCACCCAACAGTCACAGACTGGATCAAGAATCGCAAGAGGAGCCGACCTTTCCACCGCTGAGAAGTCATGCAAACGATTGTCTACATATATATCCTGACGTGAAG ATTGTAAAACCAAAGGTAGATGAAAACAACTCTGCTTCTCAAGATgaaatttcagcaaaacaCCAACATTCGGCATACAACAGTATTTCTGATTCCTTTGCTAATTGTATGGAACCGCAAACAAGTAATCGAGTGTTTACTCCAACGCAAAGCTTTGTAAGTTCTTTTGAAAGGATGGAAAATCAACACGAAATCGTATCAAAGCTCAAAGTTTATGAGGGTACAGCATCAGCGGCTGCTTCTGTTCAACACACAAGCACTCCGAATATTGTAGCGTACAGCGCCCCAGAACTGCCCCATGAGGAGACGGCCAATGAAAGCTACAATGATCGGCCATCTTCTTTGGTACGCATCAACAAATCCTTACGCCGATTCTCAAGACGACAATGGAACGCATTGTTGGGAGTTTGTTACGTTAATTTTTCGTCCAATGccagtttttctgttttatcaTCCTTCTTTGCGGAAGAG GCCAAACTTCATGGAGCAAGCGACTGGGAAGTTGGACTAATATTTGGTAGCTATGCTGTTATCAATGCTATTTGTTGTCCACTTTTTGGATACATATTGCCTCGAATCGGATCAAAAACCATGCTTCTTGTTGGAATGATTTTTTCAGCATTTTGTTCGTTTATCTTCAG TCAACTCTTTAGAATTCAATCAACTTCTTGGTACGTCGCCGCCTCTTTTATTTGCCGCGGGTGCCAAGCTTTTGGATGTGCGGCATATTTTACTGGCTCTGCTGTGGTCATTGCTCAAGAGTGGACAGAAAATATGACATTTGCAATGGGCCTATCAGAAGTTTTTACTGGCCTCGGAATGATTTGTGGTCCGTTACTTGGCGGTTGGCTCTACCAG ACAGGTGGATTTCAGTTGCCGTTCATTGTAGTCGGTATAATCATGTGCATCGGATTCGTCATAAATTCCATAGTTGTGCCTAGAAGAAGTCGCACAGTTGAAAACAATGGGAATTTTCTAAAGTTGATTAG AATTCCAAGCGTGGCAGCAAACGCTTTGTTCATGAGTGCGATGTGGGCAGCAATGGATTTTAACATGCCTATCTTGTCCTTGCATATGAAAAGCCTTAATGCAAGTCCTGTCGTTGTGGGAACAATGTTTCTTATTATGGCCGCGTCGTACACTATCGTTGCACCTTTTGTTGGAATATATGCTAAAACAAGA GTAGCTGAAAAAGTGTCCATGATTGCCGGAGGTTTTGTTGTGTgcttcagttttttgttaattggTCCGTCTATAATATTTTCGTTTCTGAAGACCTTTCAAAAATCTGTGACAACAATAGTCATATCTATGATTCTTCTTGGTTTGGGTTTGAGTGTTGCTTTGATTCCAACATTTAATGACCTCAGCTCATCAGCTTT GAAAGGAGGAATGAAAAATGATTTGGCTACTGCAGGTTTGGTTGGGGGCCTTTTCAACGGAGCAACATTTTTTGG CGAGTTTGTTGGAGCAGCTGCTGGTGGTGCAATGTTGGATTACTTTAAAGATTTTTCAATTGTTACAACCGTTTTTTCTGGATGTCTATTTGCCATT GTGATTGCAGTGCTCATTTTTTACTTGGTGTATTGGAGAAAAGTTAGAAATGAAGCACAACACGAGGAATCTGATTTCAGTACCACCCAAACTCTATCCCAGCCTAAAGCTAGTGACAGCACCCCATTGTTACACTGA